In Halapricum desulfuricans, a single window of DNA contains:
- a CDS encoding deoxyguanosinetriphosphate triphosphohydrolase family protein, with translation MSQNPPRTKRVEKSPKRDQREPFQRDRDRILYTQAFRRLSGITQVARAEESYTYHDRLSHSLKVAQIGRRIAEYLPDKSASEIRHGLEVDEDVTETAALAHDIGHPPFGHIAEKELDRQVRDRGVEEGFEGNAQSFRIVTNIAPHNDCDRGLNLTLASLNAILKYPWMRGDEGMGENRWGQNEHEKWGVYESERPEFEEARALEPVDKRQSAEAAIMDWADDLAYAVHDMEDFYRSGILPLEQLLSEGTPERQNFLTDVEDELGIPVPEGEDILDWLRNQGGRTLLSPFKGTREERRTLDYVSSTLIQRYIGKEKGGVYLQDHDPSEPYLQIDDELMNEVSLLKHMTVYYVIEDTALRAQQRGQREVIRNLFDILFNAVDPTDGEDTDIVPNPFREVAKDLSPSASNKRICRIVTDTITNMTEKQAIQLHGRLTGRSPGSLQERILY, from the coding sequence ATGTCCCAGAATCCGCCTCGAACAAAGAGGGTGGAGAAGTCTCCGAAACGAGACCAGAGGGAGCCCTTTCAACGTGACCGTGACCGAATTTTGTATACGCAAGCATTTCGACGACTGTCTGGTATAACGCAAGTGGCTCGAGCTGAAGAGTCCTATACGTACCATGATAGACTGAGTCATTCGTTGAAAGTCGCCCAAATCGGACGACGGATAGCAGAATATCTCCCCGATAAATCAGCGTCCGAGATCCGACATGGTCTCGAGGTTGACGAAGATGTCACAGAAACGGCTGCACTGGCACACGATATAGGTCACCCTCCATTCGGCCACATTGCAGAGAAAGAACTTGATCGACAGGTACGGGACAGGGGGGTTGAGGAAGGTTTTGAGGGGAACGCCCAGTCCTTTCGCATTGTCACCAATATCGCGCCGCATAACGACTGCGATCGAGGACTAAATCTCACTCTGGCCTCCCTGAATGCGATATTAAAATATCCCTGGATGCGTGGCGACGAAGGCATGGGTGAGAACCGATGGGGGCAAAACGAACATGAAAAATGGGGTGTCTATGAAAGCGAACGTCCCGAATTTGAAGAGGCACGTGCCTTGGAACCCGTGGATAAACGGCAAAGCGCTGAAGCAGCCATCATGGACTGGGCTGATGACTTAGCCTACGCAGTACATGATATGGAGGACTTCTATCGGTCCGGAATCCTACCATTAGAACAGCTCCTTTCTGAAGGTACTCCAGAACGACAGAATTTCCTAACAGATGTAGAGGATGAATTAGGAATTCCAGTGCCAGAAGGGGAAGATATTCTTGATTGGCTACGTAATCAAGGCGGTCGTACTCTCCTCTCACCATTCAAAGGAACGAGAGAGGAAAGACGTACCCTCGATTATGTCTCCTCCACACTCATCCAGAGGTACATTGGGAAAGAAAAAGGTGGGGTATATCTTCAAGATCATGATCCCAGTGAGCCATACCTCCAAATAGATGATGAACTCATGAATGAAGTCTCTCTATTAAAACATATGACTGTATATTATGTTATTGAAGATACGGCTCTGAGAGCACAACAACGGGGGCAGCGAGAGGTTATTAGAAACCTTTTTGATATCCTCTTTAATGCAGTCGATCCTACAGATGGGGAAGACACGGATATCGTTCCAAACCCCTTCCGTGAGGTTGCTAAAGATCTATCCCCGTCAGCCAGTAACAAGCGAATTTGTCGAATCGTAACTGATACCATCACAAATATGACTGAAAAGCAGGCCATACAACTACATGGGCGTTTGACTGGTAGGTCACCGGGGTCTCTTCAAGAGCGCATCCTGTATTAG
- a CDS encoding ISH3 family transposase produces MKPTEADSEIEEEHLLNFVVNSLDEELAIDLGENVEVTTEKLYEVLAGASAGGTSINHVCESTADSPHANTVRGHLTDQFDLDIVEAVGDTLLQRDALETLPDRPVEVVADLHLDPYYGDEDETEALYFSEAKRGTTTFHAYATLYARVRNKRYTLAVRQLVAGDTTSDVLTEFLELLDGLDLGVKAVYLDRGFYNSTCLGLLYAHNYAYVMPIVEWGETIQHELSTGWSREIEHNLAGEVTFPVFIDCVYQQGRYDEHGVARHGYAADAPFIDTPRDAREHYSKRFGIESSYRLARQSLAFTSSQDAGLRLVMFVVSLLLQNSWRYLHWKYVAAPRRGGRRLWNWPFTEFCEMVLRAAWTALGVRRAVPANQSLDDRFFR; encoded by the coding sequence GTGAAGCCTACCGAAGCAGACAGCGAGATAGAGGAAGAGCACCTGCTTAATTTTGTCGTCAACAGTCTTGATGAGGAACTGGCAATAGATCTCGGCGAGAACGTCGAAGTCACCACGGAGAAACTATACGAGGTCCTCGCCGGCGCCAGCGCCGGCGGGACCTCGATCAATCACGTCTGTGAATCGACCGCTGACTCACCGCACGCTAACACCGTTCGGGGACATCTCACAGACCAGTTCGACCTTGATATTGTTGAGGCGGTTGGAGACACGCTCTTGCAACGAGATGCGCTTGAGACACTGCCGGATCGACCGGTGGAGGTCGTCGCCGACCTCCACCTCGATCCCTACTACGGTGACGAAGACGAGACAGAAGCGCTGTACTTCTCGGAGGCGAAACGGGGAACAACGACGTTTCACGCGTATGCGACGCTCTACGCGCGGGTACGTAACAAGCGGTACACGCTGGCGGTGCGCCAGCTTGTCGCTGGCGACACCACCAGCGATGTCCTCACTGAGTTTCTCGAACTCCTCGACGGCCTTGACCTCGGCGTCAAGGCCGTCTACCTCGATCGCGGTTTCTACAACAGCACCTGTCTCGGACTGCTGTACGCGCACAACTACGCCTACGTGATGCCGATCGTCGAGTGGGGCGAGACGATTCAACATGAGCTCAGCACAGGCTGGAGCCGCGAGATCGAACACAATCTCGCCGGCGAAGTGACCTTCCCCGTGTTCATCGACTGCGTCTACCAACAGGGACGATACGACGAACACGGGGTGGCGCGTCACGGCTACGCCGCTGACGCGCCGTTTATCGACACGCCACGGGATGCGCGAGAACACTACAGCAAGCGCTTCGGCATCGAGTCCAGCTACCGCTTAGCCAGACAGAGCCTCGCGTTCACCAGTTCTCAGGACGCTGGACTACGGCTGGTGATGTTTGTCGTGAGTCTGCTGCTCCAGAACAGCTGGCGGTATCTCCACTGGAAGTACGTGGCGGCGCCCCGCCGCGGGGGGCGCCGCCTCTGGAACTGGCCGTTCACGGAGTTCTGTGAGATGGTGCTGCGGGCCGCTTGGACAGCGCTCGGTGTGCGCAGGGCTGTTCCAGCGAACCAGTCACTCGACGACCGGTTCTTCCGGTAG
- a CDS encoding winged helix-turn-helix domain-containing protein, whose amino-acid sequence MDFPQLIAGSGLQILYYLDHSRTATEIAEHSTVSRATVYRRLDDLQQVGIVGKSTSQYQLNDPFRTLSSIARGLYHHRHRREAQRHTGKISIHWETHDEYLFTCDGDIEADGFHLTGPARFEAFDVPLLTREQRQYIRSDRLADVTPADLICHTLLVDDGPRYRTYCLLLMEKQAVEPSALQDRAAHYQPEAALDVRAVVDELLEYLETDGEVTTDQLPEWEEFKRTAAEYDITL is encoded by the coding sequence GTGGACTTTCCCCAGCTGATCGCTGGCTCCGGACTCCAAATCCTCTACTATCTCGACCACAGTCGGACAGCGACTGAGATCGCCGAACACAGTACGGTTAGTCGGGCGACGGTGTATCGCCGGTTGGATGATCTCCAGCAGGTTGGTATCGTCGGCAAATCCACATCCCAGTACCAACTCAACGACCCATTTCGGACACTGTCGTCGATAGCCCGCGGGTTGTATCACCACCGACATCGTCGTGAAGCCCAGCGCCATACCGGGAAGATCAGCATTCACTGGGAAACACACGACGAGTACCTCTTCACGTGCGATGGTGACATCGAGGCCGATGGATTCCATCTGACTGGCCCAGCGCGCTTCGAAGCGTTCGACGTCCCGCTTCTCACCCGAGAACAACGGCAGTACATCCGTTCGGATCGGCTTGCCGACGTCACGCCAGCAGATCTGATCTGTCACACCTTGCTGGTCGATGATGGACCTCGATACCGAACCTACTGTCTGCTGTTGATGGAAAAACAGGCTGTCGAGCCCTCGGCGTTGCAGGACCGCGCTGCTCACTATCAGCCCGAAGCGGCACTCGACGTGCGTGCTGTCGTCGATGAACTCCTCGAGTATCTGGAGACGGACGGCGAGGTGACCACTGATCAGCTCCCCGAATGGGAAGAGTTCAAGCGGACAGCCGCAGAGTATGACATCACCCTATGA
- the pglX gene encoding BREX-5 system adenine-specific DNA-methyltransferase PglX gives MASDSLSQRKAQLDKAEREHLEDVVADMRERVEQNVEFQLTQKGLDEEPDEPEALDEDIQELVEAIQLEAVDGHTWDEAFAEYVTGVGYTIVNRLAALRTMEVRDFIDEEATVFKENGLTPAAETLVHEEFLLEDEAILTAYQNKCEELGKDIEILFDTDTPYSLVDPDVDTYEDLAGMLDEVPDEVWRADDVLGWVYEYYNRPVVEALDAKNTLEPGDVGPANQFYTPHWVVRMLTDNSLGKLYLEATGKEDTVPEPEALSIDERKERATTPEAAPDVPSIATYLIPDDEDQAAPEFDDPSELRIIDPACGSGHFLLYAFDILERIWWTERPDVPREDVPAKILENNLYGVDIDLRAAQLAAFNLYLKARGRAEAEGADDFQMPNVGIVTADNRVAEIEEAKAVLDDITGEGTDLRDALDEIIETFQTTEALGSLLDVQGTLEEAFDSSKTQSELTDYHEAAHQSLHSFLKALQRAVEEQTSDSFGEQNLRSFLHLLVVLTQDYDVALMNPPYGSRGRMPEEVREYVKSNYKYSPQYYINFFEVGDYLTKDAGRVGMLVPRSFLFSQTFEPFRADFIGKRGSFDFLSEFGYGILDNATVATVGTVVRKSSKQQEIGTFIRLHDVEKSNKETKYLQSAFGVSDDDIQRYFEVEMSEFHSVPGSSICYSLPPEIRKLHDTNLKIDPTVPGIEGEGIGDVKVGLQTGNNDRFIRKQWEIADKQFKPFTNAGGDVWIRPQVDEVINWSENGAQVARSSSAVLRNMDYQTREGLTWAYIKRTGRRFGYYPSGGYFGHASNMLFPEEGVSAWVLLGALNSDLFHSLALSLTPGRKWESGYIGMLPWFRELEDSESIRKKSREQHTLFIEQRVHDFRSPFYIGPELLPNSAASGFFHSNHDHIESITETPEELFNTGDAESSLLELARKAQKSDLTQRKEIEKLAEEIDREVQSITSD, from the coding sequence ATGGCAAGCGATTCTCTCTCCCAACGGAAGGCGCAACTGGACAAAGCAGAGCGCGAACACCTCGAGGATGTCGTCGCGGACATGCGCGAGCGCGTCGAGCAGAACGTCGAGTTCCAGCTCACCCAGAAGGGGCTCGACGAGGAACCGGACGAGCCTGAAGCACTGGACGAGGACATCCAGGAACTCGTCGAGGCCATTCAACTCGAAGCGGTCGATGGCCACACCTGGGACGAAGCGTTCGCGGAGTACGTCACGGGCGTCGGCTACACGATCGTCAATCGACTCGCTGCGCTCCGGACGATGGAAGTCCGGGACTTCATCGACGAGGAGGCCACCGTCTTCAAAGAGAACGGCCTGACGCCTGCTGCCGAGACGCTCGTCCACGAGGAATTTCTGCTGGAGGACGAGGCGATTCTGACGGCTTACCAGAACAAGTGCGAGGAACTGGGAAAGGACATCGAGATCTTGTTCGATACCGACACGCCGTACAGTCTCGTCGATCCGGACGTCGATACTTACGAAGACCTGGCTGGAATGCTGGATGAGGTTCCCGATGAAGTCTGGCGGGCTGACGACGTGCTCGGGTGGGTCTATGAATACTACAACCGGCCCGTCGTTGAGGCCCTTGATGCCAAGAACACGCTCGAGCCGGGAGACGTCGGCCCGGCGAACCAGTTCTATACGCCCCACTGGGTCGTCCGGATGCTCACCGACAACTCCCTGGGGAAGCTCTATCTTGAAGCCACGGGCAAGGAAGACACCGTTCCGGAACCCGAGGCGCTCTCTATCGACGAGCGCAAGGAACGAGCCACGACGCCCGAGGCCGCCCCGGACGTCCCCAGCATCGCCACGTACCTCATCCCCGACGACGAGGACCAGGCGGCCCCCGAGTTCGACGATCCGTCCGAGCTCCGGATCATCGACCCGGCGTGTGGCAGCGGGCACTTCCTACTGTACGCGTTCGACATCCTCGAGCGTATCTGGTGGACCGAACGCCCCGACGTTCCCCGGGAGGACGTCCCGGCGAAGATCCTCGAGAACAACCTCTACGGGGTGGACATCGACCTCCGGGCAGCCCAACTCGCGGCGTTCAACCTCTATCTGAAGGCCCGCGGTCGTGCCGAAGCGGAGGGCGCAGACGACTTCCAGATGCCCAACGTCGGGATCGTCACTGCGGACAACCGCGTCGCAGAGATCGAGGAGGCGAAGGCGGTGCTCGACGACATCACTGGCGAGGGAACCGACCTTCGGGACGCCCTCGATGAGATCATCGAGACGTTCCAGACGACCGAGGCCCTGGGGAGTCTCCTCGACGTGCAGGGAACCCTCGAGGAGGCGTTCGATTCGAGTAAAACGCAATCTGAACTCACCGACTATCACGAGGCTGCCCATCAGTCGTTGCATTCCTTTTTGAAGGCCCTGCAACGGGCCGTCGAAGAGCAGACGTCGGACTCATTTGGCGAGCAGAACCTCCGGAGTTTCCTGCACCTGCTGGTGGTTTTGACGCAAGACTATGATGTGGCGTTGATGAATCCGCCGTACGGGTCGCGGGGGAGGATGCCAGAAGAAGTACGGGAATACGTTAAGTCTAATTATAAGTATAGTCCCCAATATTATATTAACTTCTTTGAAGTTGGTGATTATCTTACAAAGGATGCAGGGCGTGTTGGTATGCTGGTCCCACGTTCGTTCCTCTTTAGTCAAACATTTGAACCATTCCGAGCCGATTTTATCGGAAAGAGAGGATCATTTGACTTCCTTTCTGAATTCGGATATGGAATCCTAGATAATGCGACTGTTGCCACCGTAGGAACAGTAGTCCGTAAAAGCTCAAAACAACAAGAAATTGGCACATTTATTCGCTTGCACGATGTAGAAAAATCGAATAAAGAGACAAAATATCTTCAATCAGCCTTCGGGGTGTCTGACGACGATATACAACGATATTTTGAGGTTGAAATGTCCGAATTTCATTCTGTCCCAGGTTCTTCTATATGCTATTCACTCCCACCAGAAATTCGAAAGTTACACGATACAAATCTAAAAATTGATCCAACAGTTCCTGGGATAGAAGGGGAAGGCATTGGAGATGTAAAGGTCGGTTTACAAACAGGAAATAATGATCGGTTTATCCGCAAGCAGTGGGAGATTGCTGATAAGCAATTTAAGCCGTTCACCAACGCAGGTGGAGATGTTTGGATACGTCCACAAGTGGATGAGGTAATTAATTGGAGTGAAAATGGTGCACAAGTCGCCCGTTCTTCAAGTGCTGTCCTCCGTAATATGGATTATCAGACGAGGGAGGGACTTACTTGGGCATATATCAAAAGGACTGGACGTCGATTTGGCTACTATCCAAGTGGAGGTTATTTCGGGCATGCAAGCAATATGCTATTCCCTGAAGAAGGGGTCTCTGCATGGGTCCTACTTGGGGCATTAAATTCAGATTTATTCCACAGCCTGGCACTCTCCTTGACACCGGGACGGAAGTGGGAGTCTGGTTATATCGGTATGCTTCCCTGGTTTAGGGAGCTTGAAGATAGTGAATCTATCAGGAAAAAATCACGGGAGCAGCATACACTTTTTATCGAACAACGCGTCCATGACTTCAGGAGTCCATTTTATATTGGGCCGGAATTACTCCCAAATTCCGCCGCTTCTGGCTTTTTCCACTCTAACCATGATCATATAGAATCAATCACCGAAACTCCTGAAGAGCTATTTAATACTGGAGATGCCGAAAGTTCTCTTCTAGAACTCGCACGAAAAGCGCAGAAATCCGATCTCACTCAGCGAAAAGAAATCGAAAAGCTTGCAGAAGAGATAGATCGAGAGGTTCAGTCGATCACATCGGATTAG